Genomic segment of Natronoarchaeum philippinense:
GGACGCGCCGCTTGCCGCCGCCGATTCGGTAGCTGAACAGCAGTGTGCGTTCGGACCGCGCGTCGAGCCGGGCAGCGTCGATCTCGGCTTCGTCCCAGCCGCCGCCCGGAAGTTCGATCTCGACGACGCGACGGGCGCCGGGCCGCCCCTCCGGAACTGCCTCGTCGGCCGCGACCGAGCGCGCGGCGGCTTCGAGACGGTCGACAGCAGTCTCGATCCCCCCGTTGGCGCGGCGCACGCGAGCCCGGTCGATTCCCGGCGTCGCGGCGGCTGCCAGCGCGGCCGACAGCAGGGTGGCCAGCAGCGTGCGACGGATCACAGCGCGTTCCTGAGCCGGGCGACGATCCCCTGCTCGTCGACGTCCTCGATCGGGTCAGCGTCACGCTCGTCGCTGTGGTGGTTCTCTGGTTGGTCGGGCCGAGTGGTGTGGTCGTCGCCTCGGGTGACGCCGCAGTGAGGACAGTGGCGACGGGTATCGGCGGATCGGGGGGTAGCAGTCTGCGACCCGGCGGGCTGACGTTGCTGTCGAGGCTGCCTCGGAGCGTTTCGTGTTCGGTGGTCGGTCGCGTGCTCTGTTGCAGCCCCGTCGCCTCTCGTGGGCGGTCGCCGGCGATCACCGGGCCGGTCGGTGCCGCGTGGGGAGGGATCGGGGCTCGGAGTGGCGTCGTCGCGGCCGATGTCCGAGGTATCACCACCGCGATCAGCGTCTGGGCGGGAACCATCGCTCTCGGCGTCTTGCGACGGCTTCGGCATCTCGACGCCGCCGTCTTGCAGTCTCTTCTCGACGGCGTCGAGGCGCTCCCTGATGTCGTCGAGCCCGTCTTCGGCATCGTCGACGGCCGCCAGCGCAGCGTCGGCTCGTGCCGCGAGATCGTCGTCAGTCGAGCGCACTTCGCCGACGTAGCCCCGAACCGCTTGCAGTCCGGCTTCGATCTCTGCCGTCGTCGATTCGAGGTCGTCGACGCGCTCGGTCAGTTCGCCCGTCGGATCGACGAGATCAGCGTCGGCGTCACCGTCGGCGACAGCACGCTCGACAGCTCTGAGTCGCTCGTCTACCGCGTCGATGTCGGTCACGGTCCGGGGTCGCCGCCCGATCCGACATAAGGGTGTGGTAGCACAAGGTTCATGGCCGCCGCCCGAATTGGCAACTGTATGAAAGTCGCCCTCGTCGGCGTCGGACAGGCTGGTGGCAAGGTGACCGAAGCCATCGCCGCGTTCGACGACCAGATGGACTTCGGCGCGGTGCGTGGCGCCCTCGCGGTCAACAGCGCACAGGCGGACCTCCGATCGCTTTCGCTGGATACCGTGCTCGTCGGGCAGGACCGGGTGAACGGACACGGCGTCGGAGGCGACAACGAACTCGGCGCCGAAGTGATGCAGGCAGACGCGAATCAGGTGATGAGTTCGCTCGACGGCCGAATCACCGCCGAGGCCGAAGCGATCGTCGTCGTTGCGGGGCTCGGCGGCGGCACCGGCAGCGGCGGCGCGCCCGTGCTCGCCCGCGAACTCTCGAAGGTCTACAGCGTCCCCGTCTACGCGCTCGGCATCCTGCCGGGCCGCGACGAGGGCTCGCTGTATCAGGCCAACGCCGGGCGCTCGCTGAAGACGCTGACGCGGGAAGCCGACGCGACCCTACTGATCGACAACGACGCGTGGCACGACGCCGGCGAGAGCGTCGAGGGCGCGTTCGATGCGATCAATCAGGAAATCGCCCGTCGGGTCGGGCTGTTGCTGGCCTCCGGCGAGGCCGTCGAAGGCGTCGGCGAGAGCGTCGTCGACTCCAGCGAAGTGATCAACACGCTGCGCGACGGCGGCGTCGCCGCGCTGGGCTACGCCAGCGCCGCCGCCAGCGACGACAGCGCCGACAACATCAACACGGTCACGAGCACCGCTCGGAAGGCGCTCTTTACCGGCACCAGCCTGCCCGACGCGACGACGGCCGACGCAGCCTTGCTGGTCGTCGCCGGCAAGCCCGAGGCCATCCCGCGCAAGGGCGTCGAGCGCGCTCGCCGGATGGTCGAGGACGAAACCGGCAGTCTGCAGGTCCGAGGCGGGGACTTCCCGCTGCAGTCCGACCAACTGGCCGCGCTGGTGCTGCTCGGCGGCGTCGAGCGCTCCGACCGGATCGACGAGTTCATGCAGCGCGCGCGGGAGGCCCAGAAGGCTGAAAACGAACCCGAGCGCGACCCGACCGAACAGTTCCAGAACGACGAACTCGACGGCCTGTTTTAGCGGTCAGTCCCCCGATTTCGTTTGTGCCCCTCGACGCGGTGGCTTCGGCGCCGAGCGACGCCGCTGGTCGACCGCTTGCGGGATGAAAAAGACAGCGTCGCCTACAGCAGCGTCGCGCCGTCGAAGTCAGCGCGACCGTACTCGATGTCGAGCAGGTCGAGCAGCGTCGGCGTGATGTCGAACAGGTCGGCACCTTTGACCGTCGCCTCGGGATCGTCGATGAACAGGCAGGCGTTGTCGAAGCTGTGCATTCCGTTGCGCGGGCCCTTGCCGAACACGTCCTCGTGGCCCTTGAAGCCGGCCTTGAGGTCGTAGCCGTGGTTCGGGATCACGACCAGATCGGGCGCGATGTCGTCGTGGTCGCCGCGGAAGGCGTCTTCTTTCTCGACGACGCGGTCGGCCACCGGTCCGTGGGGGCCTTCGAGCGCTTCGAGTTCCTCCTTGAGTTCCTGTCGGACCTCTTCGTAGTCTTCCTCGGGGACGCTCCCGCGGGGCTCGCGGCCCTCCAGATTGATGTAGAAGCGACCGGGAATCAGCGAGTACGCCGTCGTGTCGTCGGAGATGTCGCCCAGTTCCTCGTGATCGTCGTCCTCGAAGTCGAGCCAGCCGTTCTCTTCGAGCCACGCGTTGCAGTGGACCTCGTGTTCGAGCGTCGTGAAGCCGTGGTCGGAGGCGACGACCATCGTCACGTCTTCGGGAAGTTGCTCGCGCAGTTGGCCGAGATAGTCGTCGAGTTTGCGGTAGAACTCGAGGAACTCCTCTTTGTACTCGCCGTCTTTCTCGTAGTGCTCGAACAGGAAGTGGTTGACACGATCGGTCGTCATGAAGACGCCGAAAAACAGATCCCAGTCGTCCTGCTCGACGTAGTTCGAGAACGCCTCGTACCGGGCGTCGAGCGTCTTGTGGGCGTTCTCGATGAACGCGGACTTGTCGTCGTCGTGGCCGAGCTTGGCGTTGGCGTCGATCTTGTAATCGATGCCGTCCAGATACTCGGCCAGCTCGTCGGGGTAGGCGGCCTTGTCGATACCCGGCGAGAGGAACCCAGAGACCATCCGCTGGACGTTTCGCTGTGGCGGGAACGTGACGGGGACGTTCATCACGGTGGCGTCGCGGCCCTCCTCTTGGGCGATGTCCCAGACGCGGTCGGCCTGCACGTCCCGACCCATCGGAACGTAGGTGTCGTAGGAGCCGACTTCGCGGTCCTGAAAGCCGTAGACGCCCGTCTCGCCGGGATTCTTCCCGGTCGTCAGGCCCGGCCAGCAGGCGGAGGATTCGGGCGGGACGATGCTGTCTATCGGACCGGCGGCGCCGTCCTCGGCCAGCGCCGCCAGATTCTCGAACTCGTCGAAGTGGTCCGCGAGCAGGCTATACGGTACGCCGTCGATGCCGAAAAAGGCGACACGCGGGGCGTCGTCGCCGCGCAACCGATCGAAGAGACCCATGTTGCCCCCTTGAGTGGACTGATACAAGAAGGTTCTTTTCGGGTGCGAGAACGGCCGCTCGTCGCCGATCGCGTCAATGCTTGCAGGAGTCGAGCCGTCGCGGCGTCGAGACGCCGCCGCGCACGCTCTCCGGACGGGTCACTCCTCGTCGCGGTCCTCGGCGTCCGGCGTCGTCTCCGAATCGAAGTTGACCGGAACGACGGTCGGATGAGCGATGCCGACGCTGGGCCCGTCTTCGCGGCGATCGTCCGAGGGCGGTGTTCTCGTAGCCATCACGGCTGGACGTAGGAGTGGGACGCCCAAAAGATTACCCATGCTCATAACACATGACCGGATCGGCGCAGTATTCCTCCGGTGCATGTGGGCGACGCCGAAACCGCGCGACGCCGCCGTGGAGACGCCAGTGTTGGCTGTCGGGGCGATCTGGCGACCGGCCAGCGGCGTCACGACGGCGCTGAAAAAACGAAGTTCGAACGACGGCTCAGTTGCGCGGGCTGTCGAAGTTCTCGTCGTAGAGGTCCATCGCGTGTTCGATGGCGTCCTTCGCGGCGTCTTTGTCCTCCCAGCCGAGCGTCTCGACTTCCTTGCCCGCTTCGAGGTTCTTGTAGGTCTCGAAGAACTCCTCGATCTCGTCGAGCTGCTGGTCCGAGAGGTCTTCGAGGCCCTCGACGTGGTCGTAGCGGGGGTCCTCAGTGGGGACGGCGATGACCTTGTCGTCTTGCTCGCCGTCGTCGTCCATCTTCATCAGTGCGACCGGACGGGCCTCGATCACGCAGCCGGGGAACGTCTGGTCCTCGACGAGCACGAGCACGTCGAAGGGGTCCTCGTCGTCGTAGTACGACCGCGGGATGAACCCGTAGTCCGAAGGGTAGTGAACGTTCGAGTGGAGCACGCGGTCGAGCACGACGCCGGGCACGTCCTTGTCGTACTCGTACTTGTTGCGCTCGCCTTTGAGACACTCGACGACTGCGTAGATCTCTTCGGGCGGGTTCGGTCCCGTCTCCAGATCTTCCCAGAGGTTCGTCATTGC
This window contains:
- a CDS encoding DUF7311 family protein; its protein translation is MIRRTLLATLLSAALAAAATPGIDRARVRRANGGIETAVDRLEAAARSVAADEAVPEGRPGARRVVEIELPGGGWDEAEIDAARLDARSERTLLFSYRIGGGKRRVRRISTPVAITTDGDTPVELDGAGPHEIALSLHEDERRRIVVERIASER
- a CDS encoding DUF7310 family coiled-coil domain-containing protein, which codes for MTDIDAVDERLRAVERAVADGDADADLVDPTGELTERVDDLESTTAEIEAGLQAVRGYVGEVRSTDDDLAARADAALAAVDDAEDGLDDIRERLDAVEKRLQDGGVEMPKPSQDAESDGSRPDADRGGDTSDIGRDDATPSPDPSPRGTDRPGDRRRPPTRGDGAATEHATDHRTRNAPRQPRQQRQPAGSQTATPRSADTRRHCPHCGVTRGDDHTTRPDQPENHHSDERDADPIEDVDEQGIVARLRNAL
- a CDS encoding tubulin/FtsZ family protein: MKVALVGVGQAGGKVTEAIAAFDDQMDFGAVRGALAVNSAQADLRSLSLDTVLVGQDRVNGHGVGGDNELGAEVMQADANQVMSSLDGRITAEAEAIVVVAGLGGGTGSGGAPVLARELSKVYSVPVYALGILPGRDEGSLYQANAGRSLKTLTREADATLLIDNDAWHDAGESVEGAFDAINQEIARRVGLLLASGEAVEGVGESVVDSSEVINTLRDGGVAALGYASAAASDDSADNINTVTSTARKALFTGTSLPDATTADAALLVVAGKPEAIPRKGVERARRMVEDETGSLQVRGGDFPLQSDQLAALVLLGGVERSDRIDEFMQRAREAQKAENEPERDPTEQFQNDELDGLF
- a CDS encoding alkaline phosphatase family protein codes for the protein MGLFDRLRGDDAPRVAFFGIDGVPYSLLADHFDEFENLAALAEDGAAGPIDSIVPPESSACWPGLTTGKNPGETGVYGFQDREVGSYDTYVPMGRDVQADRVWDIAQEEGRDATVMNVPVTFPPQRNVQRMVSGFLSPGIDKAAYPDELAEYLDGIDYKIDANAKLGHDDDKSAFIENAHKTLDARYEAFSNYVEQDDWDLFFGVFMTTDRVNHFLFEHYEKDGEYKEEFLEFYRKLDDYLGQLREQLPEDVTMVVASDHGFTTLEHEVHCNAWLEENGWLDFEDDDHEELGDISDDTTAYSLIPGRFYINLEGREPRGSVPEEDYEEVRQELKEELEALEGPHGPVADRVVEKEDAFRGDHDDIAPDLVVIPNHGYDLKAGFKGHEDVFGKGPRNGMHSFDNACLFIDDPEATVKGADLFDITPTLLDLLDIEYGRADFDGATLL
- a CDS encoding inorganic diphosphatase, translated to MTNLWEDLETGPNPPEEIYAVVECLKGERNKYEYDKDVPGVVLDRVLHSNVHYPSDYGFIPRSYYDDEDPFDVLVLVEDQTFPGCVIEARPVALMKMDDDGEQDDKVIAVPTEDPRYDHVEGLEDLSDQQLDEIEEFFETYKNLEAGKEVETLGWEDKDAAKDAIEHAMDLYDENFDSPRN